The DNA window TCGCACTGGATGGGACGCCCGTCAGCGGATCGAGCAGAGACCGCGATCCTGCCGTGCACCAGGCAGGGTTTCCACATGGCAGTCCACCAGCGTGGAGTCTGGAGGCGGACAAACACTGGAGCTCGAGCATCTCCTAGTAGCGAGGGGGCCGAGCGCCGTCCATCGAGAGACAGTGCCGACACCCGATTGGTCAGTGCACCCAATTGCCGCCATTCCTGATACACCTCAAACTCGATCGCCGAGCCACTGGCAAGTTGCTCGGGCCGAGTCTGAAAATCTGCAACGAGCTTCCGTTTACTGTAAGCAGCTCATGCGCCAAGCCTCCAGGCCACAGTGGAATGGACAATAAGCGGGCGATTGATTCTCTTAATGGGCGGCAAAATGCTAAAAAAGATTATAAATTGAACAGCACATTGCTTGGCATCCCCAGATCTGCTACGGAACAGAAGTTCTTTCCAGAATCAGAAAAGACCACTGGCCACAGTGGGTTTCTTTGCTTTACACTCTAACAAGCCCAAGCTAGGATACCGATACTTACTCACATGACCGCTCGCCACCACCAACGTATATTATTGACACTGATCACCACCGCTACTCTGTTCGCGCAAACCCTGCAGATCGACGATTCGACTCCGGCTCGATTGAGGCTCATGAGAACAATCTCTTCTGAAGATGCCAAGGTGGGAGACTTGGTGGACTTTGAGTTGCTCGATGAATTAAAAGTTGGTGGAGTCATCGTTGCGCCCAAGGGGAGTGTGGCAATTGCAACGGTCACAGAGGCAGAGTCGAAACGGCGCATGGGCCGTGCAGGAAAGCTAAATATCAATATTGATTATTTGAAGCTTGCATCCGGAGAGAAAGTTGCACTCCGTGCAGTCAAGGAGATGAAGGGGGGATCGAACGCCGGAAAAATGACGGGCGCAATTGTAGCAACCTCCATCGTCTTCTTCCCAGCTGCACCCCTATTCCTATTTGTCAAAGGTAAAGATATCAGCATCCCCAAGGGAACAGAAATCACGGCTTATGTAAACGGGAACATCACGCTAGACCGAACTCGATTAGGCATCAAAGATCCGGTTGAGCCCGCTGAGCCGGTTGCATCAAAAGGACGGTTTTCAAACGCCGATCTGCTCGCGATGAAGACTGCAAATTTTTCAGACGAGATCTTGATTGCCAAGATCAAGAGTACGGACTGCTCCTTCAATACAAGTACAGACGAACTTGTCAAACTGCGCGCGGCTGGCATCAGTGACAAAGTTATCGAGGCGATGATCGCCGCACCCGGGAAATAGAAGCTAAAACACGCTCTGAATCTCTTGGGTCTGGATCCATGAAGCGAAATGAGATGAACCGGCTATCGCCGTTGTCGAGGAACTCCACATAAAGAGTGCCTGTCTTGCCGAGATAAGCTAACCGGCTAATCTTCCGGTTCTCGACACGTAATGTGTAACGCCCAAAATAGAAGCTCAGCCACTCTTCTTGCGGCAGCCGCACCAAACCTGAGGTTCCTGCAGCCAGTCCATCGACATTTGTCGTTTCGATCACGACACGCTGTACGGAACCAACCGAATCCACATCTGGCGCAGCCATACTAAAAAGCACCAGTAGTCCACATAACATCCATCCCATGCAGATACTAGTGCGGCTGCGCCGGAAATCTTCTCAGACTTTGCGCAGGAGTTCTCCGCCACTCACCTGCTCCACTTCCTTCAACGCATTCTTCAAATGCTTCTCCAGTGCCGCCACTGCACCCTCCGCATCTCTTTTCTGACAAGCCTTTAAAATTTGCCGATGTTCTTTTAAGCAATCGGGCCCATAGCTCTCCGGCGACAGATACAGATAATAGAAGCGATTGACGCTTCCGCGTAAATTTTCAATCAGACTCATCGTCCTTGCCTGACGGCACGGTACATAGAGCGCAGCATGAAAATCCTGATCAATGCGCGACCAATCCGCCCGGTTTGCCACACTCTCCAGTTGCGCAAGTAAGCTGGCACATAATTCCAGTTCGGGACGAGTGAAGTTAGGTACCGCAAGACGGAGCGCATAGGTTTCGAGCAGGATTCGCAACCCGAATACTTCCCGCAGTTCCTCCACACCAGGATTTGAGACAAAAGCGCCCCGGTTGGGATACAGGTCGACGAGCCCTTCCCCTTGCAACTGGCGCAGCGCATCGCGCACCGGAATGCGGCTGATGCCGAATTTTGTTGCTAACTCTTCCTGCTGTAATTGCTGGCCGGGGCGAAGCTCATTGCGATAAATCGCATCGCGAATGTACTCGGCAACCACTTCGGGTGCGGTGCGATATCTCAGTTGGGAGACAGCTTTGGCAGGCATTGTCCCTAGTGTATCGAATGGATATTGTATACATGTATCCAATCTGCTACTCTGTCGTCATGGCCCATCGAGGCGCTTTGGTATCCCTGTCGATTGCTTTGGTTCTTTGGTCACTGACTTTTCCGCTCGTGCGGGCGATGTTAGGCGAAGTCCCGATTGAGGCACTCCTGGCTCTTCGCTTTACGGCTGCGGCTGTTCTCCTTTTTGCCTGGTGGGCAGTCAAAGGCAAGACCCTCCCCCGAGGTCGCGATTTCTGGCTCACAGCGGGCAGTGGCTTCTGCTGTGTGACGGCGTACCAACTCTTATCCACCCACGGCATCCGTACCGTAGCCTCAGGACCGGCGAGCGTACTGGTGGATACGATGCCAATTTTTGCCACCGTCTTCTCGGTCTTCCTGCTGAATCACCGCGCGAACTGGCGCACCTGGACCGGGCTCGGCATCGCTTTTGCCGGAGCGGCGATCATCGCCCTCGGCGAGTCACAAGGAAAACTCCAGTTGAATTTTGGGGTCGGACTACTGCTTCTGGCAGCCCTCATTTTCGGCATTGGAACAGTTGCCCAGAAGCCTGTCATGAAACGCTACGATTCGCTCGGAGTCACAGCGGTCAGCTTTGCCGCCGGTGCGCTTGCCATGCTCTGCTTCTCACCGAATCTTCTTGCAATCAGCCGTCAGATCCCAACCCGCCATATCTTCACGATTGCCTTTCTGGCCGTGGGCCCGGGCGCATTAGCCTACGCTCTTTGGGGACATGCACTGAGTAAGCTTCCCGTGTCAAAAGCTTCCGCATCCTTACTGCTCATTGGCCCGCTCACATTTCTGATTGCCTGGCTGTTCTTTGGCGAGATTCCAGCCACAGCAAGCATGATAGGGGCCGCATTCGCGTGCGGCGGAGTGCTGCTGGTACACTCCGATCAGACCGCCTAGCCGCCGTCGGGCGTCGACGACATGCGAACCGATCACACAGCATGCCGGCCAGGTTCCAGATCCACTGGAGGTCTCCAGACCTAGCCACCGATCGCGTACATCGGACGAGGCGGGGGCACGAAATTCTTGGTGCCGATTTCATGGCCAATCCATTTGCGCATCAGATTTTCGCGGATTGCTGTTTCGATTCCCGCATCGTCCCCTGCGCGGAGCAGGGCCCGGACATCCATCTCTTCCACAGCGAAGAGACAATAGCGGAGCTTGCCATCCGCAGTGAGCCGGATACGATTGCAATTTAGACAGAAGGGTTTGCTGACACTTGCAATAAAACCGATGCTGCCCTTGCCATCACCATAGCGGAACTCGGTTGCCGGAGCGCGCTCGTCCTGGTCCGGCATCGCATGCATCGGGCCGAACTCCGCCCTGAGCCGTTCGAGCATTTGATCCATACTCAGGACTTGGGTTTGATCCCAAAGTCCCTGGTGATCGAGCGGCATGAACTCAATGAAGCGAACTTCAATTCCACGTTCGCGCCCATAATGCGCCATCGGAAGGATGTCATCTTCATTCAGGCCCTTCACGGCGACCGCATTCAGCTTGATAGGCCCGAAGCCGAGGGACTGGGCGATCTCGATACTCTCAAGGACACGAGGCAACTCATCCCGCCGGGTAATGGTGCGGAAGCGCTCACGATCGAGAGTATCCAGGTGGATATTCAGCCGGCGCAAACCAGCATCATAGAGATCTTTCGCCTGTGCTCCCAGAAGCAGCGCATTGGTGGTGAGAGCAACGTCTTCGATGCCCGGAATCGCGATCACCTTCTCAATGAGCTTTGCCAGATCCTTGCGCACCAGGGGCTCCCCGCCCGTAATGCGGACTTTGCGGATCCCCAGACCGGCGGCCACACCAGCAAAGCGGGCGATCTCGTCCAGGCTGAGAATTTCCTGCTTCGGAGCGTATTGCCCGCCTTCCTCCGGCATGCAATAGAAACAACGGATATTGCAGCGATCCGTCACGCTGATGCGCAGGTTGTCGTGCAGCCGCCCGAATCGATCCAACAATGGCGATTGCACGAGAATCCGATCCTAGAGTGCGAGCATCCGCTCGATGGGCAAGCGAGCCCGTTCCATGATTTCGGCGGGAAGTTCCACGCGCGGCCCAAGCGTGTCGAGGCATTCCCGCAACTTCTCAAGCGTGTTCATGCGCATGTAAGGGCACTCGCTACAATTGCAATTCTCGTTGGCAACGAAGTAAAACTTCTTATTGGGCGCACCCTTTTCGAGCGAATGGCGCACACCGCTCTCGGTCATGATGATCCACTCGGGCACATCACTGTTCACGCAGTGCTCAATGATCGCCGAGGTGGAGCCGATGTAGTCTGCCATCGCCAGGACTTCGGCGGGGCACTCGGGATGAGCCGCCACTAGAGCCGTAGGATGCTGGATCCGGGTCTGGGTCAGACGCCGCGCGGCAAAGGTCGCGTGGACAATACAAGCACCGGGCCAGATCTTCATATTGTCTCGGCCCGTCTGCTGCTTCACATAGTTCCCCAGATTGATATCTGGACAGAACAGGATTGGCTTGTCGAGCGGGATAGAGTTCACCACCTGCACCGCGTTTCGCGAGGTGCAAATGATGTCGCTCTCCGCCTTCACCGCAGCCGAGGTGTTGATGTAGCTGACCACGACATGATCGGGATAACGTTTCTTGAAGGCGCGCAGTTGGTCGGCGGGACAACTGTCCACCAAGCTACAGCCGGCCTTTGCATCCGGAACCACAACGATACGGTCTGGATTGAGGAGCTTGGCGGTTTCCGCCATGAACCAGACGCCGCAAAATACGATGACTTCGCCCTCGAATTGCTTCGCCTTGCGAGCAAGTTCGAGGCTGTCACCGATGACGTCGGCGAGTTCCTGAATTTCCGATTCCTGGTAATGATGGGCGAGAATGATCGCCTTGCGCTCACGCTTGAGAGCAAGAATTTCTTCTGCGAGGGAGGTGTAAGTAGCGACTGCTGACATTTGAGGCGGCTTTGCCTAACCGCCTTCAGTTTAGCGTATGCAGCTCATCCAGCCAGATTGCGTTTGCGTTGTGCTGGAACGTCCATGGCAAGCAACTTGGCCGGAGCGACGCTCGACATCATCCCAGCCAGTTGTGGCGGGCCCATTTGGATGGATGAGGATTGCGTTCCGAGTTGCGCAGCAGCGTTCGCACTCTCATTCGAAACGCTTCGTGTGCTGAAAACACTGCAGGCCTTGGCCAGCTTCTGGATGTCGCCGCCGTCCTCAATCACCATTTCATGCTCCACCCAGTTGCTGAGAGGAATGTTGCGGAAATAGAGGCGCTCCTGCAGCACCATCGACTTGCGGTTCAAGAACAGGCTCTTGCTCTCGCGGACATAATGGCGTTCTTCCACCCGGAAATCGGCGAGAAATTCGTCGAGCGCTTTGCGGCGAGCCGACTCTTCCGTCGCACGCATGGTTTCTTCCATCGTGCGGGCGTGAGTGGAAATCACCGCGCGAGCCTCAGCCATCGACTCCCGCTCCTTCGACACCGCAACCTCAAGCTTCGACTGCATGATGAAGAAAGACAAAAGCGCGGATCCAGCCGCGACTAAAAGCGGCAAGAACATCCAAAGCATTGCGTCCATTGATCGTGGTCCTCAGGGGAACCATCGGCATAGGCCTGGCTAAGCTTTAGAGACCATCCACCTTAGTTCCACCTAAGAGTTTTCCCGCAAGCCCCAGCTTGAAAGCGAAGAGCGCTTTGAGGCTCTGTCCGAGCCAAAAACTGAATCCAGCCATGAATCCGTAGTTTTTTGAATAGAAAGCGCCGAGTCCGCTCAATCGATCCGCCTCGGCCAGTTCGGCAGTGATGCTGTCGAGTTGCGCCCGCTTCCGGGGGATGCTCAGGTCTTCGAGAACCAGAACCCGTTTGCCGGCCTCGCGCATTTTGTAGAAGAGCTCGGCGTCCCCGAAGTACTGCCCATATCCGTCCGGCAGATAATTCATGCTGACCAAAGTGACTCGCGGCAACAGAACGGGCTGATCGAAAGGGTACTCGGCCGCAGAAGGCGGCACTTCCCGCAGCGCCACATCGCCAGGCTTCGGGAGGGCATAGAAGGTGCCGGCAACCGATACTGCGCCGACGCTGTGGTCTGAGTCAAGAGCGGCCACCATGCGGTCGATCGTATCGGGAGCAATCTCGCATCCATTGGGCAACAGAAGCAGGCGTTCGCCCTTGGCGGTCCGGCTTCCAATATTGACCGCCTTGGTCCAACCGAAATTGCGCGGCAGACGCATCATGGTGATGCCTTCAAACTCTTCGTCCAGTCGGGCGCTGCCATCAGTGCTCCCGCAATCGACAACGATCACCTCACTCTGGCTGGGATTCTCCCGGGCAGAAAGTGCCTGGAGAGTCGGCTTCAGGAGTTGAGACTGATTTTGAGAGACAACAACGACCGATACGCTTGGGCCGGTAATTTCAGGAGCTTCCATCAACTCTCAAGAATAGCGCGCGCCTAACGCTTGAGCGTCGCATTCCGTGGGTCAAGCACCACCTTCAAAGGAACAGCACCAGTGGCGACTTCCACCACCTCCTCGTCGGGCCCGGTTCGAATCCACTTCACCATGCGCTGCCCCTTCGGCAGAAGGATTTCCACCGGCACATCGATCGCAAAATCTTCAGGCACCTTCGACTGTTGCAGGCGGATCTCCAGGCGCGCGCGTGGCGCGGCGCCCTTCACCGCCGTCGTCAAAGTCAGTTGAGGCACTCCGGTGCCATAGACCCAAGTCTCGAAGAAGGTTTCCAGATCCTTATCGGGCGCATCCTTGGGAAGATGCTGCGCGGCGATCCGGCGGAGGTCGTCAGTAGTCATCGGCTTGGCGGCAAACTCCCGAGTGAGGTGCCCGAGCATTTGCAGGAAGGCCGCATCGCCCAGACGAGCTCGCAGCATATGGAAAATCCAGGTGCCCTTTTCATAGTTGACCGCCAGCCAGGCTCTCGGATTCGAGTGGCGCAGACGCATTCCGAACACAAGCGGGCCAGCCGACTCAAGCGACTTTCCCTGCGCATCCTCCATCAGGAAACGACTTTTGTAATCGTTCAGCAACGCCTCCACCACCTTGGCACCCTTACGCTTTTCGAGATAGAGCAACGCGGAATAATTTGCCAACGCCTCGCTCATCCACTCGTCACGATAGTTCTCGAAACTGACGAGATTGCCCCACCACTGGTGTGCAACTTCGTGAGCCTGAAGAATCTCGCGAAAGTTGCGTGATTGCCACTCGGCGCGGTCCGCTGCTGGCAATTGCGAGTCTTCCAGATAGGCAAGGGTCGAGAGGTAGAGGAAGCCTGGGAAACCTTGGCCAAAAGCGCCAGGAATCGGGGCAGCGACCACTCGCGGCAGAGGCGGCGGACCAAAACTGGCACTGAAAAACTCGAGCGCGCCAGCGATCTCATCAGCCATCGATGGCATTCTCGCCACGGGATTGCTGGGAGGAGGAGGTAGCGGCGGCAGGAAGACCGGCTGCTCCTGACGGCGTCTGGGACCAGGAACGGAAGGCGGAGGAATTGAGGATGGCGCTCTACGCTCTAATGCGGTCTCTAAGACTTTGTTTGCGTAGACCTCCACCGCAAGCCCTCCGCGCTTCACCAGGCTCGAATCAAAATTCCCCATATTGAAGCCAAAGAGCCGC is part of the Bryobacter aggregatus MPL3 genome and encodes:
- the nadA gene encoding quinolinate synthase NadA, which encodes MSAVATYTSLAEEILALKRERKAIILAHHYQESEIQELADVIGDSLELARKAKQFEGEVIVFCGVWFMAETAKLLNPDRIVVVPDAKAGCSLVDSCPADQLRAFKKRYPDHVVVSYINTSAAVKAESDIICTSRNAVQVVNSIPLDKPILFCPDINLGNYVKQQTGRDNMKIWPGACIVHATFAARRLTQTRIQHPTALVAAHPECPAEVLAMADYIGSTSAIIEHCVNSDVPEWIIMTESGVRHSLEKGAPNKKFYFVANENCNCSECPYMRMNTLEKLRECLDTLGPRVELPAEIMERARLPIERMLAL
- a CDS encoding GntR family transcriptional regulator; amino-acid sequence: MPAKAVSQLRYRTAPEVVAEYIRDAIYRNELRPGQQLQQEELATKFGISRIPVRDALRQLQGEGLVDLYPNRGAFVSNPGVEELREVFGLRILLETYALRLAVPNFTRPELELCASLLAQLESVANRADWSRIDQDFHAALYVPCRQARTMSLIENLRGSVNRFYYLYLSPESYGPDCLKEHRQILKACQKRDAEGAVAALEKHLKNALKEVEQVSGGELLRKV
- a CDS encoding DMT family transporter: MYPICYSVVMAHRGALVSLSIALVLWSLTFPLVRAMLGEVPIEALLALRFTAAAVLLFAWWAVKGKTLPRGRDFWLTAGSGFCCVTAYQLLSTHGIRTVASGPASVLVDTMPIFATVFSVFLLNHRANWRTWTGLGIAFAGAAIIALGESQGKLQLNFGVGLLLLAALIFGIGTVAQKPVMKRYDSLGVTAVSFAAGALAMLCFSPNLLAISRQIPTRHIFTIAFLAVGPGALAYALWGHALSKLPVSKASASLLLIGPLTFLIAWLFFGEIPATASMIGAAFACGGVLLVHSDQTA
- a CDS encoding glycosyltransferase, whose translation is MEAPEITGPSVSVVVVSQNQSQLLKPTLQALSARENPSQSEVIVVDCGSTDGSARLDEEFEGITMMRLPRNFGWTKAVNIGSRTAKGERLLLLPNGCEIAPDTIDRMVAALDSDHSVGAVSVAGTFYALPKPGDVALREVPPSAAEYPFDQPVLLPRVTLVSMNYLPDGYGQYFGDAELFYKMREAGKRVLVLEDLSIPRKRAQLDSITAELAEADRLSGLGAFYSKNYGFMAGFSFWLGQSLKALFAFKLGLAGKLLGGTKVDGL
- the moaA gene encoding GTP 3',8-cyclase MoaA; this encodes MQSPLLDRFGRLHDNLRISVTDRCNIRCFYCMPEEGGQYAPKQEILSLDEIARFAGVAAGLGIRKVRITGGEPLVRKDLAKLIEKVIAIPGIEDVALTTNALLLGAQAKDLYDAGLRRLNIHLDTLDRERFRTITRRDELPRVLESIEIAQSLGFGPIKLNAVAVKGLNEDDILPMAHYGRERGIEVRFIEFMPLDHQGLWDQTQVLSMDQMLERLRAEFGPMHAMPDQDERAPATEFRYGDGKGSIGFIASVSKPFCLNCNRIRLTADGKLRYCLFAVEEMDVRALLRAGDDAGIETAIRENLMRKWIGHEIGTKNFVPPPRPMYAIGG